One window from the genome of Mucilaginibacter ginsenosidivorans encodes:
- the gatA gene encoding Asp-tRNA(Asn)/Glu-tRNA(Gln) amidotransferase subunit GatA produces MTTFYSSFDEIKRELQSGRITVEGLVKSYLSRIRDNAHLNAFNEVFEQEALSRSKTIDARIKAGNAGRLAGMVIGIKDNICYKDHKVTASSKILNGFTSIYSSTIVERLLAEDVIIIGRCNCDEFAMGASNENSYYGPVKNYADTSRVPGGSSGGSAVAVQAGMCHASIGTDTGGSVRQPASFCGLVGLKPTYGSISRHGIIAYASSFDQVGPITRSVEDAALLLEIMAGADEYDSTLARKPVTAYRDELKPAGSKKRIAYLQESLSSPGVDDEVKGSLIGYIEKLRADGHTVKPVAFEYLDYIVPTYYILAMAEASSNLARYDGVHYGYRSPAATDLLTTYKRSRSEGFGKEVKRRIMLGTFVLSAGYYDAYYAKAQKVRRLIREKTDSLLEEFDFILTPTAPEPAFALGKTEKDPVVMYLYDIFTVQASLAGVPAISLPAGATNKGLPLGLQLLAKRFAEQELLNFSKYFLEL; encoded by the coding sequence ATGACTACATTCTATTCCTCTTTTGATGAAATAAAGAGGGAATTGCAAAGCGGCCGTATCACGGTTGAAGGATTAGTAAAAAGCTATCTATCCCGTATCAGGGACAATGCACACCTGAATGCTTTTAACGAAGTATTTGAACAGGAGGCCTTGTCACGTTCCAAAACCATCGACGCGCGTATCAAAGCAGGGAACGCAGGCAGGCTTGCGGGCATGGTTATAGGTATTAAGGATAATATTTGCTATAAGGATCATAAAGTAACCGCCTCATCAAAAATACTCAATGGGTTTACATCCATATATTCTTCCACTATAGTTGAACGGCTGTTGGCGGAAGATGTCATTATCATAGGCCGCTGTAACTGCGACGAGTTTGCGATGGGGGCCTCAAACGAAAACTCTTATTACGGTCCGGTAAAAAACTACGCAGATACAAGTCGCGTGCCGGGCGGTTCGTCGGGTGGGTCGGCAGTGGCTGTACAGGCCGGCATGTGCCATGCGTCGATAGGTACGGATACCGGCGGTTCGGTGAGGCAGCCGGCATCTTTTTGCGGATTAGTGGGATTGAAGCCAACTTATGGCAGCATTTCGCGGCACGGAATTATCGCCTATGCCTCATCTTTCGACCAGGTAGGGCCCATCACGCGCTCTGTAGAGGACGCAGCCTTGTTACTAGAGATCATGGCGGGCGCCGACGAGTATGATTCTACGCTCGCCCGAAAGCCCGTAACTGCCTATAGGGATGAACTGAAGCCCGCGGGTTCAAAAAAGAGGATCGCCTACTTGCAAGAATCGCTGTCAAGCCCCGGTGTCGACGATGAGGTGAAGGGCTCTCTGATAGGATACATCGAAAAGCTTCGTGCTGATGGGCACACGGTAAAACCCGTAGCCTTTGAATATCTCGACTATATCGTACCAACCTATTATATACTTGCCATGGCCGAGGCCTCATCCAACCTCGCCCGGTACGATGGCGTGCATTACGGCTACCGAAGTCCGGCAGCTACCGACCTGCTGACTACATATAAACGCTCCCGTTCTGAAGGTTTTGGTAAGGAAGTGAAGCGCAGGATCATGCTGGGTACGTTTGTGCTGAGCGCCGGCTATTATGATGCGTATTATGCTAAGGCACAGAAGGTAAGGCGGCTGATCAGGGAAAAAACGGATAGTTTGCTGGAAGAGTTCGACTTCATTTTAACACCTACCGCACCCGAGCCGGCATTTGCGCTGGGGAAAACAGAAAAAGATCCTGTTGTAATGTATCTTTATGACATTTTTACCGTACAAGCATCATTAGCCGGGGTTCCGGCTATTTCCTTACCGGCTGGTGCTACTAATAAAGGTTTACCCCTGGGCTTACAATTATTAGCCAAGCGTTTTGCCGAGCAGGAATTATTAAATTTCTCTAAATATTTCTTAGAGCTATAA
- a CDS encoding Sec-independent protein translocase subunit TatA/TatB, with translation MGSLGAPEIILILVIILVLFGGKKIPELMKGLGKGMKEFKDAQNGESTTTTTTTTEEKPKN, from the coding sequence ATGGGCTCATTAGGCGCACCGGAAATTATTTTAATCCTAGTTATTATACTAGTATTGTTTGGCGGAAAGAAAATTCCTGAATTGATGAAAGGCTTGGGAAAAGGGATGAAGGAGTTTAAAGACGCCCAAAACGGCGAAAGCACTACAACCACGACGACCACTACTGAAGAAAAGCCAAAAAACTGA
- a CDS encoding Sec-independent protein translocase subunit TatA/TatB: MFSSVLLFLNIGGGEMVLIVFVALMLFGGEKLPEIARGLGKGIRDFKDASDGVKREIANQINNFEDKKTDLPVAATVEEPSHLLPESEVQKQLPENAETTEEQPEVSGVANTMPYVENHTTPVHEETHATETKIEPVKTAHE; encoded by the coding sequence ATGTTTAGTTCGGTATTATTGTTTTTGAACATTGGCGGCGGGGAGATGGTCCTTATTGTTTTCGTTGCACTGATGCTTTTTGGGGGTGAAAAACTTCCCGAAATAGCACGGGGACTGGGAAAGGGAATACGCGATTTCAAAGACGCTTCGGATGGTGTGAAACGCGAGATAGCTAACCAGATCAATAATTTTGAGGACAAAAAGACCGATCTGCCGGTGGCTGCTACTGTCGAAGAACCATCGCACTTGTTACCTGAAAGCGAGGTGCAGAAGCAACTGCCTGAAAACGCGGAAACTACGGAAGAACAACCAGAAGTAAGCGGCGTGGCAAATACGATGCCTTATGTTGAGAATCATACCACTCCAGTTCATGAGGAAACACATGCTACCGAGACTAAAATAGAACCAGTTAAAACAGCACACGAATAA